A segment of the Pseudomonas serboccidentalis genome:
GGATGGGCACCGTAAGCGCTGTTTTGCGACGGTTGAATTCGCAAGTCGCAAATGCATGGGAAAAACGTGCCAAAGCGGATACACCCGCTATAAATAGGGCTACACCAGAACTGTCGGGATCGAGGAGGGGGCATGTATCAACTTTACGGGCACAGAAACTCGGGCGCAGCAGCCATCGAAGCGGCGCTGGAGTTGTGCCAGATCGCGTATCGCTTTATCGATATCGAAGCCTCGGCCGAAGCCGCCGAAGCATTGGCACGCCTCAATCCACTGAAACAGGTGCCGACCCTGCAATTGCCGGACGGCACTGCGATCACCGAGAGTGTGGCGATTCTGATTCACCTGGGCCTGAGCTTTCCCGGGTCCGGCTTGTTGCCGGCCAAGGCCGTCGATCGCGCTCAGGCCATTCGCGGCATGGTCTACATCGCCAGTAATTGCTACGCCGCCATCGGTGTCATCGATTACCCCGAGCGCTGGCTGGTGATGCCCGACGAAGCCTCGCGGCAGAACCTGATGGCCGGCGCCCGCGAGCGCTTGCACTGGAGTTGGGAAGTGTTTGCCGACCAGTTTTCCGCCGAGCTGTACCTGGACGACGAAGCGCCCGGCGCGCTGGACGTGCTGGCGGCGGTGGTGACGCGCTGGGCGGGCAGCCGCGAGCATCTGCGCCAGACTCGCCCGGGGTTTTATGCGTGGTTGCAGCGCATTGACCGGCATCCGGTGCTGGCGCCGGTGTTTGCCCGGCATTGGCCGGCCTGAAAAGATCAAAAGATCGCAGCCTTCGGCAGCTCCTACACTGCTTTCTGTAGGAGCTGCCGAAGGCTGCGATCTTTTGCTGTGCTGTTATTCCCCGCGAATGTACTGCTCCAGCTGCTTGATCAGCTCCGCCTGTTCGGCAATCGCCTCTTTCACCAGGTCGCCGATCGACAGCAGGCCGATCAGCTTGCCGTTCTCCACCACCGGCAAGTGCCGCAGGCGTTTGTCGGACATGATCCCCAGGCAGGTGTCGACGGTCTGGTGGGTGTCCACGGTGATGACGTCCTTCACCATGATGTCGCGCACTGGTGTGCCGACCGATGAGCGCCCGTGCAGCACCAGTTTGCGCGCGTAGTCGCGTTCGCTGATGATGCCGACCACTTTGTCGTCCTCGACCACCAGCAAGGCCCCGACGTTTTTTTCGGCCATCTTCATCAGCGCTTCGAGCACCATGTGACCGGGTTTGATCTGGTGCACTTCCTGATTGTTCTGATCTTTGAGCTTGAGCAGTTGGGCGACGGTCTTCATGGCGGTTTCTCAGGTGTTGTCGTTGTTCTTCAAGCATCGTAGACCCTTGCGCGCAGGGCAAGGTGGCAAAGCGGCAGATAGCACGCAAAAAACGTCATTTGCCGAATTTTCTTGCCCCCAAACCTGCGGAACGGTGAACGACGTTTGTGGCGAGGGGGCTTGCCCCCGTTCGGCTGCGAAGCAGTCGTAAATTCACGGCCTCAATTATCTGGCCGAGCTGATACGCAGGATTGGGCCTGCTGCGCGGGCCGACGGGGGCAAGCCCCCTCACCACAGGAGTCAGGTCAACAGGGAAACCCTGTATCAGCAAGGGCAGCGTAGAATGCCCCTCTGATTCAATTCCTGAGGTCGCAGTGGTGGATTTACAGCAGGGCTTCGTCCTGACCCGGCATTGGCGCGATACCCCGGCCGGCACCGAAGTCGAGTTCTGGCTGGCGACCGACGCCGGGCCGCGCCGTGTGCGACTGGCGCCGCAGACGTCGGTGGCGTTTATCCCCGCCGCACAGCGCGAGGCGGCCGAGCGTCTGCTGCAGGACGAAAAAAACGTCGAACTGCGCCCGTTGGCGCTGCAGGATTTTGAACATCGCCCGGTGCTCGGGCTGTATTGCCAGCAACATGGGCAGTTGCTGCGTCTGGAAACCGCGCTCAGTCGCGCCGGTGTCGACGTCTTCGAAGCCGATGTGCGCCCGCCCGAGCGCTACCTGATGGAGCGTTTCATCACCGCGCCGGTGCTGTTCAGCGGTACCGCCGATGCCGATGGCGTGCTGCTCAATGCACAGCTCAAACCTGATCCCAAATACCGACCACAACTACGCCTGGCCTCGCTGGACATCGAAACCACCGAAACCGGCGAGCTGTATTCCATCGCTCTGGAGGGCTGCGGCCAGCGTCAGGTGTACATGCTCGGCGCGCCCAACGGTGACGCGAGCATCGTCGACTTCGATCTGGAATATTGCGATTCGCGCACCGTCATCCTGAAGAAACTCAACGCCTGGTTCGCTCGGCATGACCCCGATGCAATCATCGGCTGGAACCTGGTGCAGTTCGATTTGCGCATCCTCCACGAACACGCGCGGCGCCTCGGGGTGCCGCTGAAAATCGGCCGTGGCGGCGATGAAATGCAGTGGCGCGAACACGGCAGTCGCACCCATTTCTTTGCCTCGGCAGCGGGGCGGTTGATCATCGACGGCATCGAATCGCTGCGTTCGGCGACCTGGAGTTTCCCTTCGTTCAGCCTGGAAAACGTCGCCCAGACCCTGCTCGGCGAAGGCAAGTCGATCGACAACCCGTACCAGCGCATGGACGAAATCAACCGCATGTTCGCCGAGGACAAACCGGCGCTCGCCAAGTACAACCTCAAGGACTGCGAACTGGTCACGCGGATCTTCGCCAAGACCGAACTGCTGACGTTTTTGCTCGAACGTGCCAGCGTCACGGGTCTGCCGGCGGATCGCAGCGGTGGCTCGGTGGCGGCGTTCACCCATTTGTATATGCCGCTGATGCACCGTCAGGGTTTTGTGGCACCGAACCTGGGGACCAATCCGCCACAGGCCAGCCCGGGCGGCTTCGTCATGGATTCGCAGCCGGGGCTGTACGAGTCGGTGCTGGTGCTTGATTACAAGAGCCTGTATCCGTCGATCATCCGCACCTTTCTGATCGACC
Coding sequences within it:
- a CDS encoding DNA polymerase II, which produces MDLQQGFVLTRHWRDTPAGTEVEFWLATDAGPRRVRLAPQTSVAFIPAAQREAAERLLQDEKNVELRPLALQDFEHRPVLGLYCQQHGQLLRLETALSRAGVDVFEADVRPPERYLMERFITAPVLFSGTADADGVLLNAQLKPDPKYRPQLRLASLDIETTETGELYSIALEGCGQRQVYMLGAPNGDASIVDFDLEYCDSRTVILKKLNAWFARHDPDAIIGWNLVQFDLRILHEHARRLGVPLKIGRGGDEMQWREHGSRTHFFASAAGRLIIDGIESLRSATWSFPSFSLENVAQTLLGEGKSIDNPYQRMDEINRMFAEDKPALAKYNLKDCELVTRIFAKTELLTFLLERASVTGLPADRSGGSVAAFTHLYMPLMHRQGFVAPNLGTNPPQASPGGFVMDSQPGLYESVLVLDYKSLYPSIIRTFLIDPVGLIEGLQHPNDADSVPGFRGARFSRTRHCLPSIVARVAEGRETAKREHNAPLSQALKIIMNAFYGVLGSSGCRFFDTRLASSITLRGHEIMLRTRQLIEAQGHAVIYGDTDSTFVWLRRPHGQDEAAQIGLALVKHVNDWWREHVREEYGLQSALELQYETHYKRFLMPTIRGAEEGSKKRYAGLVTRSDGSEEMVYKGLETVRTDWSLLARQFQQELYERIFQRKPYQDYVRDYVRKTLAGEFDERLVYRKRLRRTLDDYERNVPPHVRAARLADDYNAQHGRPRQYQNGGWISYVITLAGPEPLEVRRAAIDYDHYITRQLQPVADAILPFVDDDFSTLIGGQLGLF
- a CDS encoding CBS domain-containing protein; protein product: MKTVAQLLKLKDQNNQEVHQIKPGHMVLEALMKMAEKNVGALLVVEDDKVVGIISERDYARKLVLHGRSSVGTPVRDIMVKDVITVDTHQTVDTCLGIMSDKRLRHLPVVENGKLIGLLSIGDLVKEAIAEQAELIKQLEQYIRGE
- a CDS encoding glutathione S-transferase N-terminal domain-containing protein, which gives rise to MYQLYGHRNSGAAAIEAALELCQIAYRFIDIEASAEAAEALARLNPLKQVPTLQLPDGTAITESVAILIHLGLSFPGSGLLPAKAVDRAQAIRGMVYIASNCYAAIGVIDYPERWLVMPDEASRQNLMAGARERLHWSWEVFADQFSAELYLDDEAPGALDVLAAVVTRWAGSREHLRQTRPGFYAWLQRIDRHPVLAPVFARHWPA